From Saccharothrix espanaensis DSM 44229, the proteins below share one genomic window:
- a CDS encoding [protein-PII] uridylyltransferase, whose product MDNVGTAVVTADDLVRARDRLLAPGRRRLTGESLREALVDLHEFWLTAHASQAGVGGRGSGLALVAVGGLGRRELVPYSDLDLVLVHNGNKSVDAVAEKLWYPLWNSGIGLDHSVRTVGEALRVAAGDLRTALGLLDLRHIAGDAEVSGRLAESARQAWRSGARTRLDELAESARRRWARSGEIAHRVEPDLKHGRGGLRDVTLLDALSAAQLTDRPSADVDEARRLLLDVRTELRRVAGRPRDVLRAQDGDEVAAALGLADRFALARAMSSAARTIVYAVDVSMRTARAAVPKRGLGVFARSPLRRTPARRPLDEGVVLHGTEVALARDAMPSRDPALLLRVATAAARTKHPIAAGTLTRLADTAPELRQPWPREARDELLALLGSGSGLIDVVEALDRTGLWGRLFPEWGAVRDLPPRDAAHMWTVDRHLVQTTAHAARLVTRVSRPDLLLLGALLHDIGKGRQQDHSEVGAALTTQVAERLGLWPQDVVTVSALVRHHLLLPHTATRRDVEDEATVRRVVDTLGGDAVLLELLHALAEADASATGPGVWSDWKASLIGDLVARCRTAMAGDPLPKPEPLERRQQDLAVAVAASGKPDVLVDPQGHAATVTVVAPDRPGLLSRAAGVLALNSLEVHTAALRSYEGAAVDVFTVSPRFGSLPDVTLLREQLTRAIDGSFPLGEKLAAKERDYGGPPQDPPPAKVLWFDDESTGGVVLELRAADRIGLLHKVADALERSGVDVVWARVSTLGSTVVDAFAIAARTGLDGELRRKVERAVLSAAT is encoded by the coding sequence GTGGACAACGTCGGGACGGCCGTCGTCACGGCTGACGACCTGGTGCGGGCACGGGATCGACTGCTCGCGCCAGGTCGCCGCCGGTTGACGGGGGAGTCGCTGCGCGAGGCGCTGGTGGACCTGCACGAGTTCTGGTTGACCGCGCATGCCTCGCAGGCGGGTGTCGGTGGGCGGGGCAGCGGGCTGGCCCTGGTTGCCGTCGGAGGGCTGGGCAGGCGTGAACTCGTGCCGTACTCGGACCTCGACCTGGTCCTGGTGCACAACGGGAACAAGAGTGTCGACGCGGTCGCCGAAAAGCTCTGGTACCCGCTGTGGAACTCGGGCATCGGCCTGGACCACTCGGTGCGCACGGTCGGCGAGGCGCTGCGCGTCGCGGCCGGCGACCTGCGGACCGCGCTCGGGCTGCTCGACCTGCGGCACATCGCGGGCGACGCGGAGGTCAGCGGGCGGCTGGCCGAGAGTGCGCGCCAGGCGTGGCGGTCCGGGGCGCGGACCAGGCTGGACGAGCTGGCCGAATCGGCGCGACGGCGGTGGGCCCGCAGCGGCGAGATCGCGCACCGCGTCGAGCCGGACCTCAAGCACGGGCGCGGCGGGCTGCGGGACGTGACCCTGCTCGACGCCCTGTCGGCGGCCCAGCTCACCGACCGCCCGTCGGCCGACGTGGACGAAGCCCGCCGGCTGCTGCTGGACGTGCGGACCGAACTGCGCCGGGTGGCAGGGCGGCCGAGGGACGTCCTGCGCGCGCAGGACGGTGACGAGGTCGCCGCCGCGCTGGGGCTGGCCGACCGGTTCGCGCTGGCGCGCGCGATGTCGTCGGCGGCCCGCACGATCGTGTACGCCGTGGACGTGTCGATGCGCACGGCCCGTGCCGCCGTGCCCAAACGCGGCCTGGGCGTCTTCGCCCGCTCGCCACTGCGCCGGACGCCGGCGCGCCGGCCGTTGGACGAAGGGGTGGTGCTGCACGGCACCGAGGTGGCGCTGGCCCGGGACGCGATGCCCAGCCGGGACCCGGCGCTGCTGCTGCGGGTCGCGACGGCGGCGGCGCGCACCAAACACCCGATCGCGGCCGGGACGCTGACCCGTCTCGCCGACACCGCGCCGGAGCTGCGCCAGCCGTGGCCGAGGGAAGCGCGCGACGAACTGCTGGCGCTGCTGGGCAGCGGATCGGGCCTGATCGACGTGGTGGAGGCGTTGGACCGCACCGGCCTGTGGGGGCGGCTGTTCCCCGAATGGGGTGCGGTGCGCGACCTTCCACCGCGCGACGCTGCTCACATGTGGACGGTCGACAGGCACCTCGTGCAGACGACGGCGCACGCGGCGCGTCTGGTCACCCGTGTGTCCCGACCGGACTTGTTGTTGTTGGGGGCGTTGCTGCACGACATCGGCAAGGGACGTCAACAGGACCACTCGGAGGTGGGCGCGGCGTTGACGACGCAGGTCGCCGAACGCCTGGGCCTGTGGCCGCAGGACGTCGTGACGGTGTCCGCGCTCGTCCGGCACCACCTGCTGCTGCCGCACACCGCGACGCGGCGGGACGTGGAGGACGAGGCGACCGTCCGGCGGGTGGTCGACACCCTGGGCGGCGACGCCGTGTTGCTGGAACTGCTGCACGCGTTGGCCGAAGCCGACGCCTCGGCGACCGGTCCGGGCGTGTGGTCGGACTGGAAGGCGTCGCTGATCGGCGACCTGGTCGCCCGCTGCCGGACCGCGATGGCGGGCGACCCCCTGCCCAAGCCCGAGCCGTTGGAGCGGCGCCAGCAGGACTTGGCGGTGGCCGTGGCGGCGTCCGGGAAGCCGGACGTGCTCGTCGATCCCCAAGGCCACGCGGCGACGGTGACCGTCGTGGCCCCCGACCGTCCCGGGTTGCTGTCGCGCGCGGCGGGGGTGCTGGCGTTGAACTCGCTGGAGGTGCACACGGCGGCGCTGCGCTCGTACGAAGGCGCGGCGGTGGACGTGTTCACGGTCTCGCCGAGGTTCGGCTCCCTGCCGGACGTGACGTTGCTGAGGGAACAACTGACCAGGGCGATCGACGGCTCGTTCCCGCTGGGGGAGAAGCTGGCGGCGAAAGAACGCGACTACGGAGGCCCACCCCAGGACCCACCGCCGGCGAAGGTGCTGTGGTTCGACGACGAGTCGACAGGTGGGGTGGTGCTGGAGTTGCGGGCAGCCGACCGGATCGGCCTGCTGCACAAGGTCGCGGACGCGCTGGAACGGTCCGGAGTGGACGTGGTGTGGGCCAGGGTGTCCACCCTGGGGTCGACGGTGGTCGACGCGTTCGCGATAGCGGCCCGAACCGGCCTGGACGGGGAACTCCGCCGGAAGGTGGAACGAGCGGTCCTGTCGGCAGCCACCTGA
- a CDS encoding ammonium transporter → MDTGDTAWLLTSSALVLLMTPGLAFFYGGMVRSKSVLNMMMMSLGAIGVVGVLWVLVGYSTAFGTDVGAGLLGQPFEFFGLDGLLGKDALSGTIPTTVFVAFQAMFAIITVALISGAIADRARFGPWLLFAGLWSLVVYFPVAHWVFDFDGKDAAGTVVDPGGWIANELLAIDFAGGTAVHINAGAAGLALAIVLGKRVGWPKDRMKPHNLPLVVLGAGLLWFGWFGFNAGSAVGANATAGVTFVNTLVATSAAMLAWLAVERVRDGNATTLGAASGVVAGLVAITPACSAVTPVGAIAIGAITGALCALAVSLKYRFGFDDSLDVVGVHLVGGLSGTILIGLFASDAAPAAVNGLFYGGGVDQLWRQAVGAGAVLAYSFVLSLVLGYLVKFTVGFRVEEEAEIGGIDEAEHAETAYEFGGGLGSRGNSRPSVAAGAAAVLEGSNKS, encoded by the coding sequence GTGGATACAGGGGACACCGCCTGGTTGCTCACCAGCTCCGCACTGGTGCTGCTGATGACACCGGGCCTGGCCTTCTTCTACGGGGGAATGGTCCGGTCCAAGAGCGTGCTCAACATGATGATGATGAGCCTGGGCGCGATCGGCGTGGTCGGTGTGCTCTGGGTGCTGGTCGGCTACTCCACCGCGTTCGGCACCGACGTCGGCGCCGGCCTGCTGGGACAGCCGTTCGAGTTCTTCGGCCTGGACGGCCTGCTGGGCAAGGACGCGCTGTCCGGCACGATCCCGACCACCGTGTTCGTCGCCTTCCAGGCGATGTTCGCGATCATCACGGTGGCCCTGATCTCCGGCGCGATCGCCGACCGCGCCCGGTTCGGGCCGTGGCTGCTGTTCGCCGGCCTGTGGTCGCTGGTCGTGTACTTCCCGGTCGCGCACTGGGTGTTCGACTTCGACGGCAAGGACGCCGCCGGCACCGTCGTGGACCCCGGCGGCTGGATCGCCAACGAGCTGCTCGCCATCGACTTCGCGGGCGGCACGGCGGTGCACATCAACGCCGGTGCGGCCGGTCTCGCGCTGGCGATCGTGCTGGGCAAGCGCGTCGGCTGGCCCAAGGACCGGATGAAGCCGCACAACCTGCCGCTGGTCGTGCTCGGCGCGGGCCTGCTGTGGTTCGGCTGGTTCGGCTTCAACGCGGGCTCCGCGGTCGGCGCGAACGCCACGGCCGGCGTCACGTTCGTCAACACGCTCGTCGCCACCTCCGCCGCGATGCTCGCCTGGCTCGCCGTGGAACGCGTCCGGGACGGCAACGCCACCACGCTGGGCGCGGCGTCCGGCGTCGTCGCGGGCCTGGTCGCGATCACCCCGGCGTGCTCGGCGGTCACCCCGGTGGGCGCGATCGCGATCGGCGCGATCACCGGCGCGCTGTGCGCCCTCGCGGTCAGTCTCAAGTACCGCTTCGGTTTCGACGACTCGCTCGACGTGGTCGGCGTGCACCTGGTCGGCGGCCTATCCGGCACGATCCTGATCGGCCTGTTCGCCAGCGACGCGGCCCCCGCGGCGGTGAACGGCCTCTTCTACGGCGGCGGCGTGGACCAGCTGTGGCGGCAGGCGGTGGGCGCGGGCGCCGTGCTCGCCTACTCGTTCGTGCTGAGCCTCGTCCTCGGCTACCTGGTCAAGTTCACTGTCGGCTTCCGCGTCGAAGAGGAGGCCGAGATCGGCGGTATCGACGAGGCCGAGCACGCCGAGACGGCGTACGAGTTCGGCGGCGGCCTCGGCTCGCGCGGCAACAGCAGGCCCAGTGTCGCCGCCGGCGCAGCCGCGGTGCTTGAGGGGAGCAACAAGTCATGA
- a CDS encoding AAA family ATPase: protein MNAVAVAPRALVVLAGLPGAGKTTLLAGVDTGGASAIVLDSDQVRAYLRGVFPATLPYRFYRPLVHLAHRSRILWFALTSSDLLLVHEPSTRPTTRAGLVLVGLASWRPRHFMWLDASPEQALSGQVQRGRLIRSRSFSRHVRRAAALRERFAAGKAPRGWQALTVLTRDDRLRLSVTRSGYADG from the coding sequence ATGAACGCCGTCGCCGTAGCGCCACGAGCTCTCGTTGTGCTGGCCGGGCTGCCTGGCGCGGGGAAGACGACGTTGCTCGCCGGGGTCGACACCGGGGGTGCGTCCGCCATCGTGTTGGACTCCGACCAGGTGCGCGCCTACCTCCGGGGCGTGTTCCCCGCCACGCTGCCCTACCGCTTCTACCGTCCGCTGGTCCACTTGGCGCACCGCTCCCGCATCCTCTGGTTCGCCTTGACCTCCTCCGACCTCCTCCTCGTCCACGAACCGTCCACCCGCCCGACGACCCGTGCCGGGCTGGTGCTGGTCGGGTTGGCCTCCTGGCGGCCCCGGCACTTCATGTGGCTCGACGCCAGCCCGGAGCAGGCGCTGTCCGGGCAGGTCCAGCGGGGTCGGCTGATCCGGTCGCGGTCGTTCTCGCGGCACGTCCGCCGCGCCGCCGCGCTGCGCGAGCGCTTCGCCGCCGGCAAGGCGCCGCGGGGGTGGCAGGCGTTGACCGTGCTGACCCGGGACGACCGGCTGCGACTGTCGGTCACCCGGAGCGGCTACGCTGACGGGTAG
- a CDS encoding P-II family nitrogen regulator: MKLVTAIIKPFTLDDVKTALEQLGVLGMTVSEVQGFGRQKGHTEVYRGAEYAVDFVPKLRIEVLIEDTAVDKVLDAVVDAARTGKIGDGKVWVTPVDTVIRVRTGERGSDAL, from the coding sequence ATGAAGCTGGTCACCGCGATCATCAAGCCGTTCACGCTGGACGACGTGAAGACGGCGCTGGAGCAGCTCGGCGTGCTCGGCATGACCGTCAGCGAGGTGCAGGGCTTCGGCCGCCAGAAGGGCCACACCGAGGTGTACCGGGGTGCCGAGTACGCCGTGGACTTCGTGCCGAAGCTGCGCATCGAGGTGCTGATCGAAGACACGGCCGTCGACAAGGTGCTCGATGCCGTGGTGGACGCCGCCCGCACCGGCAAGATCGGCGACGGCAAGGTCTGGGTGACCCCGGTGGACACGGTCATCAGGGTGCGGACCGGGGAGCGCGGATCAGACGCTCTGTAG
- a CDS encoding CPBP family intramembrane glutamic endopeptidase — MEEQQDTGRAHWGFLAFFVGLAGYHLSTLVFTAVTADRFAEVDITDPPVLGPLLLLLFLPNVLLGLGPAVFSWWRGNGPDRDFGLVPRAHDIKVGLLCGGASLLAAWVLGVLLLSIYRDGDSSLDQIESLSGGRSVWLALAALFVFLGAPLTEELLTRGALWNALEHYKVPKIVILGLTALIFAFLHEESWRTISLFAQGLAIGAARMITGRVSASVVAHAANNLLPAVYLYVGAS, encoded by the coding sequence GTGGAGGAACAGCAGGACACCGGGCGGGCGCATTGGGGCTTCCTCGCCTTCTTCGTGGGCTTGGCCGGGTACCACCTGTCCACGCTGGTGTTCACGGCCGTCACGGCCGACCGGTTCGCCGAGGTCGACATCACCGACCCGCCCGTGCTCGGGCCGTTGCTGCTGCTGCTCTTCCTGCCGAACGTCCTGCTGGGACTCGGCCCCGCGGTCTTCTCCTGGTGGCGCGGCAACGGCCCTGACCGGGATTTCGGCCTGGTCCCGCGCGCCCACGACATCAAGGTCGGCCTGTTGTGCGGCGGTGCGTCGCTGCTGGCGGCGTGGGTGCTCGGCGTGCTGCTGCTCTCCATCTACCGCGACGGGGACTCCTCGCTCGACCAGATCGAGTCGCTGTCCGGCGGTAGGTCGGTGTGGTTGGCGTTGGCGGCCCTGTTCGTGTTCCTCGGCGCGCCGCTCACCGAGGAACTGCTCACCCGTGGCGCGTTGTGGAACGCGTTGGAGCACTACAAGGTCCCGAAAATCGTCATCCTCGGTCTTACGGCGCTGATCTTCGCGTTCTTGCACGAGGAGTCGTGGCGCACGATCAGCCTGTTCGCCCAAGGGCTCGCCATCGGAGCGGCTCGGATGATCACCGGCCGCGTCTCGGCCAGCGTCGTCGCGCACGCCGCCAACAACCTGCTCCCCGCCGTCTACCTCTACGTAGGCGCCTCCTGA
- the ffh gene encoding signal recognition particle protein, which translates to MFNTLSDRLTSVLQNLRGKGRLSEADIDATAREIRVALLEADVALPVVRTFIASIKERAKGSEVSQALNPAQQVVKIVNEELVGILGGETRRLNLAKNPPTVIMLAGLQGAGKTTLAGKLAKWLRGQGHTPMLVACDLQRPNAVTQLQVVGERAGVPVFAPEPGNGVGDPVEVARRGIEEAKRAQHDVVVVDTAGRLGVDEEMMRQAIDIRAAVQPDEVLFVVDAMIGQDAVNTATAFSEGVGFTGVVLTKLDGDARGGAALSVREVTGQPILFASNGEKLEDFDVFHPDRMASRILGMGDMLTLIEQAEQAFDADQAEAAAVKMGSGQLTLEDFLEQMLALRKMGPIANLLGMLPGAGQMKDQLANLDEKHLDRVQAIIRGMTPAERDDPKIINASRRLRIANGSGVRVSDVNDLVNRFFDARKMMSQMAGRFGLPGARPNSRKGKGKKGKKGKGRGPTPPKVRGGFPGMMPGGMPPGLPPGGMPELPPGAGGLDQLPAGFDPSKLKFPKK; encoded by the coding sequence GTGTTCAACACCCTTTCCGACCGGCTCACCTCGGTCCTGCAGAACCTGCGGGGCAAGGGGCGGCTGTCCGAGGCCGACATCGACGCCACCGCACGCGAGATCCGGGTGGCGCTGCTGGAGGCGGACGTCGCGCTGCCCGTCGTCCGGACGTTCATCGCCTCGATCAAGGAACGCGCCAAGGGCTCCGAGGTCTCCCAGGCGCTCAACCCGGCGCAGCAGGTCGTCAAGATCGTCAACGAGGAGCTCGTCGGCATCCTCGGCGGCGAGACGCGCCGGCTGAACCTGGCCAAGAACCCGCCCACGGTGATCATGCTCGCCGGCCTCCAGGGCGCCGGTAAGACCACTCTCGCGGGCAAGCTCGCCAAGTGGCTGCGCGGCCAGGGGCACACGCCGATGCTGGTCGCCTGCGACCTCCAGCGCCCGAACGCGGTCACCCAGCTCCAGGTCGTCGGCGAGCGGGCCGGTGTCCCGGTGTTCGCGCCCGAGCCCGGCAACGGCGTGGGCGACCCGGTCGAGGTGGCCCGCCGCGGCATCGAGGAGGCCAAGCGGGCCCAGCACGACGTGGTCGTGGTCGACACCGCCGGCCGGCTGGGCGTCGACGAGGAGATGATGCGCCAGGCGATCGACATCCGCGCCGCCGTGCAGCCCGACGAGGTGCTGTTCGTGGTCGACGCGATGATCGGTCAGGACGCCGTGAACACGGCGACCGCGTTCAGCGAGGGCGTCGGTTTCACCGGTGTCGTGCTGACCAAGCTCGACGGCGACGCCCGCGGTGGTGCGGCGCTGTCCGTGCGCGAGGTGACCGGCCAGCCGATCCTGTTCGCGTCCAACGGCGAGAAGCTGGAGGACTTCGACGTCTTCCACCCCGACCGGATGGCGTCGCGGATCCTCGGCATGGGCGACATGCTGACCCTGATCGAGCAGGCCGAGCAGGCGTTCGACGCGGACCAGGCCGAGGCTGCCGCGGTGAAGATGGGGTCCGGCCAGCTCACGCTGGAGGACTTCCTGGAGCAGATGCTCGCGCTGCGCAAGATGGGCCCGATCGCGAACCTGCTGGGCATGCTGCCCGGCGCGGGCCAGATGAAGGACCAGCTCGCGAACCTGGACGAGAAGCACCTGGACCGCGTGCAGGCGATCATCCGGGGCATGACGCCCGCCGAGCGGGACGACCCGAAGATCATCAACGCCTCCCGCCGGCTGCGCATCGCCAACGGCTCCGGTGTCCGGGTCAGCGATGTGAACGACCTGGTCAACCGGTTCTTCGACGCTCGCAAGATGATGTCGCAGATGGCCGGCCGGTTCGGTCTGCCCGGTGCCCGGCCCAACAGCAGGAAGGGCAAGGGCAAGAAGGGGAAGAAGGGCAAGGGGCGCGGCCCGACGCCGCCGAAGGTCCGCGGCGGTTTCCCGGGCATGATGCCGGGCGGGATGCCTCCCGGCCTGCCGCCGGGCGGGATGCCGGAGCTGCCGCCGGGCGCCGGCGGGCTGGACCAGCTCCCGGCCGGGTTCGACCCGTCGAAGCTGAAGTTCCCGAAGAAGTGA
- a CDS encoding amidohydrolase family protein — MTGLHLRGVVLPDGGEPRDLWVVNGRIRTQPVPGARTVVDGGYLVPGLVDAHCHVGLGSKGAVDLPEAVEQALLNREAGTLLIRDCGSPLDTRPLQERLDLPRIIRAGRHIARPRRYIKYLGVELEDEQDLPGAVAEQVAQGDGWVKLVGDWIDRSTGDLAPLWSDDVLARAVKVAHEGGARVTAHVFGEDALPGLLAAGIDCIEHGTGLTDDTIATMAAAGTALVPTLINIENFPDIAASGAEKFPAYATHMRDLYARNKAVIAAAVEASVPVFAGTDAGGGIRHGRIVDEIQALHGVGLSRHDALAAASWAAREWLGFPSLVEGAAADVVVYRDDPRDDLAALRHPALVMLRGRIH, encoded by the coding sequence GTGACCGGGCTGCACCTGCGCGGTGTCGTCCTGCCCGACGGCGGTGAGCCGCGCGACCTGTGGGTGGTCAACGGCCGCATCCGCACGCAGCCGGTGCCGGGCGCGCGGACCGTCGTGGACGGCGGCTACCTGGTGCCCGGCCTGGTCGACGCGCACTGCCACGTCGGCCTCGGCTCGAAGGGCGCGGTCGACCTGCCGGAGGCGGTCGAGCAGGCGCTGCTCAACCGCGAGGCGGGCACGCTGCTGATCCGCGACTGCGGTTCGCCGCTGGACACCCGCCCGCTCCAGGAGCGGCTGGACCTGCCCCGGATCATCCGCGCGGGCCGGCACATCGCCCGGCCCCGGCGCTACATCAAGTACCTGGGCGTCGAGCTGGAGGACGAGCAGGACCTGCCGGGCGCCGTGGCCGAGCAGGTCGCGCAGGGCGACGGCTGGGTGAAGCTGGTCGGCGACTGGATCGACCGGTCGACCGGCGACCTGGCCCCGCTGTGGTCCGACGACGTGCTGGCGCGGGCGGTCAAGGTGGCGCACGAGGGCGGCGCGCGGGTCACCGCGCACGTGTTCGGCGAGGACGCCCTGCCCGGCCTGCTGGCCGCCGGCATCGACTGCATCGAGCACGGCACCGGCCTGACCGACGACACCATCGCGACGATGGCCGCCGCCGGCACCGCGTTGGTGCCGACCCTGATCAACATCGAGAACTTTCCGGACATCGCCGCGTCCGGGGCCGAAAAGTTTCCCGCGTACGCCACCCACATGCGTGATCTTTACGCGCGCAACAAGGCGGTCATCGCGGCCGCGGTCGAGGCCAGCGTGCCGGTCTTCGCGGGCACGGACGCGGGCGGCGGCATCAGGCACGGCCGGATCGTGGACGAGATCCAGGCGCTGCACGGCGTCGGCCTGTCCCGGCACGACGCGCTGGCCGCCGCGTCCTGGGCCGCGCGCGAGTGGCTGGGCTTCCCGTCCCTGGTGGAGGGTGCCGCGGCGGACGTCGTCGTGTACCGGGACGACCCGCGCGACGACCTCGCCGCCCTGCGCCACCCGGCCCTGGTGATGCTGCGCGGCCGGATCCACTGA
- a CDS encoding alpha/beta hydrolase, whose protein sequence is MRPIIRALGGVGTAVALVVGMASTASADPVEAQGPDTAAVDWKPCPELAEVECGTLRLPIDWAKPRGEEFDLAVARRKATDPAKRIGVLVINPGGPGGSGVDFALGANRYFSTAVQERFDIIGFDPRGVARSRPVKCSLDVLLRQPSTYPTNQAEFDKLGRYNRELAADCRTQTGPMYDHADTIGVVNDIDALRRSLGERKINYYGVSYGTLIGQQYAERYGRNIRTMVIDSNMDHSLDTWRFNETEARTAEDSFTEFVKWCDRTEACALHGRDVAKFWDDLLAKADRGEITDPNDPTYKVTADDIIGVAFRSFYGPGWQPLAQLLLDLATAPTTPAAFAVKTAETVENPFPAVFCQDWGIRVHNQREFSTLVRRANQIAPHMRGSALGHSAMTGCIGLPEKVNNPQHRLHIKNAPKILMLNALHDPATGYEWAVNANRQSRDTTVLVTYEGWGHGVYDRSQCTQQTTDDYLIQQRVPRHGTRCAAVEPPIGAARVAEAPRLPAGPKPGLPGWLG, encoded by the coding sequence GTGCGACCGATCATCCGCGCATTAGGCGGTGTGGGCACGGCTGTCGCGCTCGTCGTCGGCATGGCGTCGACCGCCTCGGCCGACCCCGTCGAAGCGCAAGGCCCGGACACCGCCGCCGTCGACTGGAAGCCGTGTCCGGAGCTGGCCGAAGTCGAGTGCGGCACGTTGAGACTCCCCATCGACTGGGCCAAGCCGCGCGGCGAGGAGTTCGACCTCGCCGTGGCCCGCCGCAAGGCCACCGACCCGGCCAAGCGGATCGGCGTGCTGGTGATCAACCCCGGCGGCCCCGGTGGCTCCGGCGTGGACTTCGCCCTGGGCGCCAACCGGTACTTCAGCACCGCCGTGCAGGAGCGGTTCGACATCATCGGCTTCGACCCGCGCGGCGTCGCGCGCAGCCGGCCGGTCAAGTGCTCCCTCGACGTGCTCCTGCGCCAGCCGTCGACGTACCCGACCAACCAGGCCGAGTTCGACAAGCTCGGCCGCTACAACCGGGAGCTGGCGGCGGACTGCCGCACGCAGACCGGCCCGATGTACGACCACGCCGACACGATCGGCGTCGTCAACGACATCGACGCGCTGCGCCGCTCGCTGGGTGAGCGGAAGATCAACTACTACGGCGTCTCGTACGGCACGCTCATCGGCCAGCAGTACGCCGAGCGCTACGGGCGCAACATCCGCACGATGGTGATCGACTCCAACATGGACCACAGCCTCGACACGTGGCGGTTCAACGAGACCGAGGCGCGTACGGCCGAGGACTCGTTCACCGAGTTCGTGAAGTGGTGCGACCGGACCGAGGCGTGCGCGCTGCACGGCCGGGACGTCGCGAAGTTCTGGGACGATCTGCTGGCGAAGGCGGATCGCGGCGAGATCACCGACCCGAACGACCCGACCTACAAGGTCACCGCCGACGACATCATCGGTGTCGCGTTCCGCTCGTTCTACGGTCCGGGCTGGCAGCCGCTCGCCCAGCTCCTGCTGGACCTCGCGACCGCCCCCACCACCCCGGCGGCGTTCGCCGTCAAGACCGCCGAGACCGTCGAGAACCCGTTCCCGGCCGTGTTCTGCCAGGACTGGGGGATCCGGGTGCACAACCAGCGCGAGTTCTCGACGCTGGTCCGCCGGGCCAACCAGATCGCGCCGCACATGCGCGGCTCGGCCCTGGGCCACTCGGCGATGACCGGCTGCATCGGCCTGCCGGAGAAGGTCAACAACCCGCAGCACCGGCTGCACATCAAGAACGCGCCCAAGATCCTGATGCTCAACGCCCTGCACGACCCGGCGACGGGCTACGAGTGGGCCGTCAACGCCAACCGGCAGAGCCGTGACACCACGGTCCTGGTCACCTACGAGGGCTGGGGCCACGGCGTCTACGACCGCAGCCAGTGCACCCAGCAGACGACCGACGACTACCTGATCCAGCAGCGCGTGCCCCGGCACGGCACCCGCTGCGCGGCGGTCGAACCGCCGATCGGAGCCGCCCGCGTCGCCGAGGCTCCGCGCCTCCCGGCCGGCCCGAAGCCCGGCCTGCCCGGCTGGCTCGGCTAG